Proteins from a single region of Methanotorris igneus Kol 5:
- a CDS encoding sugar phosphate isomerase/epimerase family protein — protein MLGVCVRIKNTNLIEKFKQFELIDWGLHFCPYNKKMENIVGFHAPIVDLGNSNSNALSILKHTVDMVSDHDYLTLHITNGKDPNIDVLISNLSELVDYARKRNVKICIENLRTGFSSNPNNLIEIADATGCLITYDIGHVDYENRVKYIDIFSDKIYNVHVYELEVPKIGHIAPKNLENLRPTLDKLLDVGCDFWLIELMDIEEIIRTKKLCEEYLKEHR, from the coding sequence TTGCTTGGGGTATGTGTCAGAATTAAAAACACGAATCTCATTGAAAAATTTAAACAATTTGAACTCATAGATTGGGGTTTGCATTTCTGCCCATACAACAAAAAAATGGAAAATATTGTAGGTTTTCACGCTCCAATTGTAGATTTAGGGAACTCAAACAGCAACGCCCTAAGCATTTTAAAACATACTGTTGATATGGTTTCAGATCATGACTACTTAACACTTCACATAACCAATGGAAAGGACCCAAATATTGATGTTTTAATTTCCAACTTATCTGAATTAGTTGATTATGCAAGAAAAAGAAATGTAAAAATTTGCATTGAAAATTTAAGGACTGGATTTTCATCAAATCCAAATAACTTAATTGAGATAGCTGATGCCACTGGCTGCTTAATAACTTACGATATTGGACATGTTGATTATGAGAACAGGGTTAAATATATAGATATCTTTTCAGATAAGATATATAATGTCCATGTTTATGAATTAGAGGTTCCAAAAATCGGACATATTGCCCCAAAAAATCTTGAAAACCTAAGGCCAACATTAGACAAACTTTTGGATGTTGGTTGTGATTTCTGGCTTATTGAACTGATGGATATTGAGGAAATAATAAGGACTAAAAAACTGTGTGAGGAATACCTAAAGGAACATAGGTGA
- a CDS encoding HAD family hydrolase, translating to MIIIFDLNGTIATDGIIKDSTKKRIKELRKYHEIFILSADTFGTLKDIEEELGIKGIKVDKEKYGSEKIAKNEILKEIREKYKNEKIIAFGNGANDELLLKNADLGICVLGDEGTWTKTLLNSDIVVKNIDDGLDLILKEKRLKATIRE from the coding sequence GTGATAATCATATTTGACCTAAATGGAACAATAGCAACAGATGGGATTATAAAGGACTCGACAAAAAAGCGAATAAAAGAACTGAGAAAATATCATGAAATTTTTATCCTCTCCGCAGACACCTTTGGAACGTTAAAAGATATAGAGGAAGAGCTTGGCATTAAGGGAATTAAAGTTGATAAAGAAAAGTATGGAAGTGAAAAAATAGCAAAAAACGAAATCTTGAAGGAAATTAGGGAAAAATACAAAAATGAAAAAATTATAGCCTTTGGAAATGGGGCAAATGATGAGCTATTATTAAAAAATGCTGATTTGGGAATATGTGTCTTGGGAGATGAAGGAACTTGGACAAAAACACTACTAAACTCTGATATTGTTGTTAAAAATATTGATGATGGCTTAGATTTAATTTTGAAGGAAAAAAGGTTGAAGGCAACAATAAGAGAATAA
- the apgM gene encoding 2,3-bisphosphoglycerate-independent phosphoglycerate mutase, with amino-acid sequence MRAIVVLLDGLGDRPSEILGNKTPLEAAKTPNLDEFAKRGITGLMVPYKEGVPLGSEVSHLLLWGYSLNDFPGRGLIEALGEGVEVKDNEIYLRATFGFVEKHNGELLIKDRRTKDITKEEIEELIDSLPTYVNGYEFELKYTHDAHCILIIREENGWISDKISDGDPFYMNRHVLRICPIKKLCKSRMEYNKAKSTAEALNEYLKKCFKELDNHEINRKRAKMGKQKANMLLTKWAGKYKKVEPFSERWGMRGVVIGNSAVFCGLAKFLGLDYIKCGDFKKAVEMAVDLDYDFIHIHTKEIDEAAHTKNPELKKKVIEKIDACLEPLLNLEDDLIIITGDHSTPSVGNLIHSGESVPITIVGKNVRRDDVKEFNERACAKGSLYIRACDLMNIILNYTDRALLYGLRPNRILKYIPDDSKTRHLKID; translated from the coding sequence ATGAGAGCAATAGTAGTTTTATTAGATGGTTTAGGAGACAGACCTTCAGAAATCTTAGGCAATAAAACGCCATTAGAAGCTGCAAAAACTCCAAATTTGGATGAATTTGCAAAAAGAGGGATAACAGGATTAATGGTTCCATATAAAGAGGGTGTTCCATTAGGTTCTGAAGTATCCCACTTATTACTTTGGGGATACAGTTTAAATGATTTCCCAGGTAGGGGGTTGATTGAGGCACTTGGGGAGGGCGTAGAGGTTAAAGATAACGAAATTTATTTAAGAGCAACATTTGGTTTTGTTGAAAAACATAATGGAGAACTACTTATAAAAGATAGGCGAACAAAAGACATAACAAAGGAAGAGATTGAGGAGCTCATAGACAGTTTACCAACTTATGTTAATGGTTATGAATTTGAACTAAAATATACCCATGATGCACACTGTATTTTAATAATAAGGGAGGAAAATGGATGGATTTCAGATAAAATTTCAGATGGTGACCCATTTTATATGAACAGGCATGTTCTGCGAATCTGTCCAATAAAAAAACTCTGCAAAAGTAGGATGGAATATAACAAAGCAAAATCTACTGCTGAAGCATTAAACGAATATCTAAAAAAGTGCTTTAAAGAATTGGATAACCATGAAATAAATAGAAAAAGGGCAAAAATGGGGAAACAAAAAGCAAACATGCTATTAACAAAATGGGCAGGAAAATACAAAAAAGTAGAACCATTCAGTGAAAGATGGGGAATGAGAGGAGTTGTCATTGGCAATAGTGCAGTGTTCTGTGGTTTGGCAAAGTTTTTAGGATTGGACTATATCAAATGTGGGGATTTTAAAAAGGCGGTTGAGATGGCAGTTGACTTAGATTATGATTTCATCCATATCCATACAAAAGAGATAGACGAGGCAGCCCACACAAAAAATCCAGAACTTAAAAAGAAAGTTATTGAAAAGATTGATGCATGTTTGGAACCTCTCTTAAACTTAGAGGATGATTTAATTATCATTACAGGAGATCACTCAACACCATCAGTTGGAAATTTAATCCACTCTGGAGAGAGTGTTCCTATAACAATAGTTGGAAAGAATGTTAGGAGAGATGATGTTAAGGAATTTAATGAGAGGGCATGTGCAAAGGGAAGTTTATATATAAGGGCATGTGATTTAATGAATATCATCTTAAACTACACAGATAGGGCTTTGTTGTATGGATTAAGACCAAACAGAATTTTAAAATACATCCCAGACGATAGTAAAACAAGGCATTTAAAAATTGACTAA